One Ilumatobacter fluminis genomic window, ACGACGGAGAGCCCGACGGGATCGTCAGCGTCTCGGTCGACCTCCGCACGCCCGCCGACGCGGCCGCACCCCACGAGGGGTTGTCGCGGGCGGTCGAGTACGCACGTCGCCACCTCGATGCGTCGACGACCGTCGGTGATCTCGCCGCCGCAGCCGAGATGACGGTCACCCAACTCGAACGGTCGATGAGCCGTGTACTCGGGCTGTCGCCGAAACAGCTGGTGCTCCGGTTGCGGCTCGAACAGGCGCTCGCCGAACTCGACGCCACCGACGACCCGATCGCCGACATCGCACACCGGTGCGGCTACTACGACCAGAGCGCCTTCAACCGCCACTTCCAACGGGTCGTGGGCATGTCGCCCGGCGCCTACCGCCGCCGCTGACGCACCTGAGCGTCACTCGCCGGCTGCAGGTGAGGGGTGTTGCTGTTGCTCCATCGCGTCGGAGATGCCGGCGCGTGCGCGCAACGGTCGCTCGGGCAACAGCAGCGCGACCACGAACCCGAACGCCATCACGCCGGCGCACACCAGGTACACCCGACCGACGCCGATCGCCACGCTGTCGATCACGGCGGTCCGTTCGATGAGCGGGAGCGCCTCGATCTCCTCGGGTGAACGGATCAGATCGCTCGCCTCCTCGGCCGACACGTCGATCCGAGCCGGGATCTCGCTGCGGATCGCCCCGTTGAGGATCGTGCCGAAGACCGCCAACCCGAGCGAGCCGCCGAGCGACCGGAAGAACATGATCGTCGACGTGACCACGCCGAGGTCGCGGAACTCGACGGCGTTCTGGGCGACGATCGACGACGTGGTGAACACCGACGCCATGCCGAACCCGAGCCCGATCATCGGGAAGAACAGTGTGGAGTAGGCGGTGTCGCCGGAGATCCCGGCGATCACGAGCGCGCTCACGACGGCGATCGCGGTGCCGGCGATCGGCCACGGCTTGCACCTGCCGGTCTTCGCGATCAGTCGGCCGATCCCGAACGTGCCGAGCGTGACGCCGATCATCTGCGGCAGCATGCGCAACCCCGATTCGGTGGGCGACACGAACAGCGAGTCCTGGAAGTAGAGCGGCAGGAACTGGCCGGCTCCGAACGCGATCGTGCCGGCGCTCATCCCGATCAGGGTCGCGGTCAGCACCGCCCGATCGGAGAACAGGCGGAGCGGGATGATGGGCTCCTCGGCCCGCTGCTCGATCAGCACGAACGCGAGCGTGGTCAGCAGCCCGACTCCGAACAAGACGAGGACGGGGGTCTCGGTCCAGCCGTCCTGGCCGACCTCGAGTGCGATCATCACGGCGCCGATCGCGATCGACAGGGTCGCCGCTCCCGACCAGTCGATCTTCGCCTTCCGGCGAGGGAACGGCAGCTGGAGTGCCCGCCAGGCAACGGCGCCGGCGAGCAGACCCAGCGGGACGTTGATGAAGAAGATCCACGGCCAGCTGAAGTGGTCGATGATGAAGCCGCCGATCAGCGGGCCGAGTAGGGCGGCACCGACGAACGCGAGCGTGAAGTAGCCGATGTACCGTCCGCGCTCGCGCGGCGGGAGGATGTCGCCGAGGATCGCGAACGCCAGCGCCTGGATGGCGCCCCCGCCGAAGCCCTGGACGGCACGGAACGCGATCAGCTGGTTCATCGACTGGGCGAAGCCGCACAGCAACGAGCCGAAGATGAAGATGCCGAGCGTCGACAAGAAGACGGTCCGACGCCCGTACAGGTCGCTCATCTTGCCGAGGATCGGCGTGCCGATCGCGGCGGTCACGATGTACGACGTGCCGACCCAGGCGAAGCTCTCGAACGCCTGGAACTCGCCGACGATCGTCGGGAGTGCGGTCGAGATGATCGAGATCTCCATCGACGCCAGCAGGACCGACAGCATCAGTGAGCCGAGCACCAACCACAGCTGCCGGTTGGTGAACCCAGGAACCGTCGTACCCCCCACGAGCGGGACCGTACGCCCGCACCCACCCGACCGGCGAGTTGTACGGATGGGTCGGTACGGTGGCTCGGCATGCGGATGATCTCGTACATGTCGCCCGGGTTCCCCGAGGCGCTGTTCGAGGCCGTCGGCGCTGCGGTGGGAGCGACGGTCGACTTCGACAGCCGCACCTCCGGGCCGGCGCCCGGCGCCGATCCGTTCCGAGATGGCACCTACGACCTCGGGTGGGTGTGCTCGACCTCGTTCGTCGATCTCTCGCTGCGCAGCGAGGCGCCCTCGGTGCAGCTCGCCGGGGTCGGCTGGGTGCCCACCGATCCGGATGCCGGCGGCCGGCCGGTCTATTTCGGCGACGTCGTCGTTCGGCCGGATCATCCGGCCGTCGCACTCGCCGACCTGCGCCACTGCCGGATCGGCTGCAACGACGTCGTCAGCCTGAGCGGCTACTACGCCCTACGCCACGCGATCACCGAAAGCGGCGACGACCCGGCGACGTTCGCCGAGCTCGTGTTCACCGGAGGCCATCACGCGTCGCTCGACGCGCTGGTGCAGGGCGAGCTCGATGCCGCCGTCGTCGATTCGGTCGTCCGGACCGGCCGGGCCCGTCACGACGCCGGCGTCGACGGGTTGCGTGTCATCGATCGGCTCGGCCCCTGGCCCGTGCAACCGCTCGTCGCTCGTGCCGGCCTCGATCCGTCCGCCGTCGCGGAGATGCAGGCGGCCGTCTTGGCCCTGAACGACGATCCGGTCGTGCGGGCGATCCTCGCCGACGCCGCGCTCGACCGCTTCGTCGCCACCACCCCCGACCACTACGCCCCGGTCCACGCCGCCTTCGCCCCCGTCGGTTGATGTCAGACATCAACCGACCGACCGATCGTCGGGCTGCCCGCGACCTGGTCGGTTGATGTCTGACATCAACCGACGGTTCTGCCTGTGGCAGAAGGGGGTGGCACGGTCGCAGGCGGGGGTGAAGCTGGCGGCATGACGATCACCGCTGCCCGAACGGTCTCGGACCGGTTGCTCGACGCCCGCATCGTGATGCTGGCCGACGAGGTGTCCGACGAGTCCGCCCACCGACTCGTCTCCGAGTTGCTCGCCCTCTCGGCCGACGACCCACAATCCGACATCTGTCTGTTCATCAACAGTCCGGGTGGCTCGGTGCTGGCCGGCCTCGCCGTGTACGACGTGATGCAGCTCATCCCGAACGATGTCGTCACCGTCGCCACGGGCCTCGCCGCATCGATGGGACAGGTGCTCCTCTGCGCCGGCTCGTCCGGCAAGCGGTTCGCGCTGCCCAACGCCCAGGTCCTCATGCACGAGGGCTCGGCCGGCATCGGCGGGTCGGCCGCCGACGTCGCGATCCAGGCCGACAACCTGGTCGCCACCGTCGACCGGATGCGATCGATCATCGCCCGGCACACCGGCCGACCGATCGGCGAGGTCACCCGAGACGTGGGGCGCGACCGCTGGTTCGACGCCGAACAGGCTCGCGACTACGGGTTCGTCGACGAGGTGGTCGCCTCGCTCGACCAGGTGCTGCCACAGCGCCAGATCCGTCGCATCGGGCTCGCGGCAGGCGGTGCGGCGTGAGCAGCTACACCATCCCGACGGTCATCGAGACGACGGCGAAGGGGGAGCGGGTCACCGACATCTACTCACGCCTGCTCGGCGATCGCATCATCTTCATCGGGACCCCGATCGACGACGGCGTCGCCAACGTCGTCGTCGCCCAACTGCTCCACCTGGCCGCTGCGGCGCCCGAACGCGACATCCAGCTCTACATCAACAGCCCGGGCGGCTCGTTCACCGCGATGATGGCGATCTACGACACGATCCAGTTCGTGCCGTCCGACGTCGCCACCCTGTGCGTCGGCCAGGCGGCGTCGTCGGCGGCGATCCTGCTCGCCGCCGGAACCCCGGGGAAGCGGGCGGTGCTCGAACACGCCCGGATCCTGCTGCACCAGCCCCACACCGAGCTCAGTCGTGGTTCGATGAGCGACCTCGCCCTCGAAGCCGCGGAACTCGAGCGGATCCGCAGCGAGGCCGAAGCGATCCTCGCCCGCCACACCGGCCGGACCCCCGACCAGGTCCGGGACGACACCGACCGAGCGCTGGTGCTCCGGGGCCCTCAGGCCATCGAGTACGGCGTCGCCGACACCGTCCCCGGCCCGGCCGAACTGCCGGCAGCCCACCAGGAGGCACTCCGCCCCGGCGCATAGCGAACGCAGTGTCAGGCGGCGAGGAGCACCATGGCGGAGCCGCCGCCTGCCATCGGGCGGAGGCGTTCTGCGGCGCGCTCGAGCACGTCGGCGAGCGGGAGTTCGAGGGCGTCGCAGATGGCGGCGAGCACGTCGGAACTGACCTCTTTCACGCCCCGCTCGACCTCGGAGAGATAGGGCAGCGACACCGACGCGTCGTCGGCGACGTCGGCCAGGGTGCGCTCCTGATCGAGACGTTCCTCCCGCAGGACGTCGCCGATCACCTCGCGCAGCGGGCGGTCGTGTTCGGCCGGCTCGACCGCCGGGTCCGCATCGGGTCGAACCTTGGGGAATGGGAGCACGTCGGCCATGTCGGAACGCTACCGCACGCCCGCCCGGCGGGGAGTCGCCCCCTGCCGAGAGCACTGGATTCGGGCTATACTCGGATCTCGCTAATTGATTGAGTGATCGATCAAGGCGTGGGCACTGCCCACGCCTTGTTGTGTGAAAGGAGGCGAATTCGATGGGACGAGACACGACCGACACTCCGGTGCTGCGGCGCGTGCGGGCGCTGATCGAACCGATCGCCTCCGACCTCCAACTCGACCTGTACGACCTCGAGCAGCGGGGCGGCACCCTTCGTGTCACCCTCGACACGCCGCCGGGTTCCGAGAGCAGCGTCGACCTCGACCAGCTCGCCCTCGCGACGCGCCTCATCGGCCGTGAGTTCGATCACGACGACCCGATGCCGGGCAAATACACCCTCGAGGTGACGAGCCCCGGCGTCGAGCGAACGCTGCGCACGCCCGCCCATTTCCAGCGTGAGATCGGCAAGGAGCTCAACATCCGCCTCGCCAACGTCGACGCCGAGCAGCGTCGCGTCCAGGGCGTCCTCGTCGCCGCGGACGACACGACCGCCACGTTGCGTGTCGAGGTCGACGGCGAACTCGTCGACCGTGTCGTCCAGCTCGACGACATCGACCGTGCCCGCACCGTGTTCGAGTGGGGCCCGCAGCCCAAGCCCGGCGGCAAGGGCACCGGCAAGGGCAAGAAGAAGAAGCAGGCGGCGAAGAAGAAGCCGGCGAAGCAGTCCGCTCAGCAATCCGTTCAGAAGAAGGAGTCATCGTGAGCAATCTCGACATGGGTGAGGCCATCCGCCTCCTCGCATCCGAGAAAGGCATGTCGGAAGACGACCTGTTGCACGTCCTCGTCGACGCGCTGGCGAGCGCCTACAAGCGTCGCCCCGGCGCCGCCGACGAAGTCGTCGTCGAGGTCAACCCGTCCACGATGGAGTTCTCGTTCACGGCCTACGACCTCGACGAGGACGGCCAGTGGGTCAACGAGCGCGACGACACCCCGAAGAAGGAAGAGCTCGGCCGCATCGCCGCCCAGACGTTCCGTCAGGTGATGTCGCAGCGCATCCGCGAAGTGGAGCGCGATCGCAAGTTCGAGGAGTACGCGAACCGCGAGGGCGACATCGTCACCGGCATCATCCAACAGACCGACACCCGCTACACCCTGCTCGACCTCGGCCGTGTCGAGGCCCTGCTCCCGCAGGCCGAGCAGGTGCCCTACGAGCGCCCCAACCCCGGCGACCGGCAGAAGGCGTACATCGTCGAAGTCCGCAAGACCGCCAAGGGCCCGCAGATCGTCGTGTCGCGGACCCACCCCGGTCTCATCAAGCGGCTGTTCGAGCTCGAAGTGCCCGAGATCGCCGACGGCATCGTCGAGATCAAGGCCTGTGCCCGTGAACCAGGTCACCGCACCAAGATCGCCGTCTGGTCGAACGACCACAACGTCGACCCGGTCGGCGCGTGCGTCGGTGCCCGTGGTGCCCGCGTGCGCATGGTCGTCAACGAGCTGCGCGGCGAGAAGATCGACATCGTGCCCTTCAGCGAAGACCTCGCCGACTTCGTCGCCAAGGCGCTGTCGCCGGCCAAGGTCAACCAGGTCAACATCTCCGAGGACGGCACCGCCGCCGACGTGATCGTGCCCGACCATCAGCTCAGCCTGGCGATCGGCCGTGAGGGCCAGAACGCTCGTCTCGCCGCCCGCCTGACCGGGGTGCGCGTCGACATCCGTTCCGAGACGCAGGTCGCCGAGGGTGTTCCCGCCGGCGGCTACCTCGAAGAGCAGGTCGAGTACGCCGAGGGCGAGTGGCGCGAGAACGCCGAGACCGGCGAGATGGAGTGGCATGCCGCCGACGGTTCGGTCATCAGCCAGTCGGAGTGGGCCGAACAGGAAGAGTCGAGCGACGACGAGACCGGCGACGATGCTGCTGCCGAGTCGAGCGACGACGAGACCGGCGACGACGCCGTTGCCGAGCCGAGCGACGACGAGACCGGCGACGATGCCGTTGCCGAGTCGAGCGACGACGAGCCGGTCGCCGAGGCGACGGCCGAGGCCGAGTCGGCCGACACCGACGAGAGCGACGACGACGAGAGCGGTGACGATGACAACGGAGACGGTGACGACGAGTGATCCTCCGATCCGAACCTGCGTGGGCTGTCGGCGACGACGTCCGCAGCACGAGCTGGTCCGATGCGTCCTCGACGCCGACGGACACGCTCGTGTCAGCCGCACCGCGCCCGGGCGCGGCGGCTGGATCTGCGGTGTCGAGTGCCTCGACGCAGCCCGCAAGGCACGCGGGTTCGAACGGGCGTGGCGGGTACGGTCCGCCGCCGACGCCTACGACCGACTCCGAGACGAACTGAACTGACCGAATGAGAGGGTGGCGAACGTCGCCGCCCCTGCGAGACTGACGACGACGAAAGGGTGCACTGAGAGCGTGGCGAAGAAGATTCGAGTACATGAACTGGCGAAGGAGCTCGGCATGACGAATGCCGAGACTGTCGACCTCGCCGACAAGCTGGGCATCCCGGTCAAGAGCCACTCGTCGTCGATGAACGAGCCGTACGCCGACATGGTGCGCCGCCGCGCCGAGCGCGACGGCCTCACTCGCGACGAGCAGCCTGCCGAGCCGGAGCCCGAGAAGAAGCCGCGGAAGAAGAAGGCCGCTGCGAAGAAGAAGGCTGCTGCCAAGAAGAAGGCTGCCGCACCCG contains:
- a CDS encoding AraC family transcriptional regulator — translated: MDRSLRAVTDVLATTPHVMFCVKDAEGRYLAANRAFAERAGVAGPGDVIGHTAHDLFPAELADRYVAQDREVLTSGHSLTNELEFITRPDGTIGWYLTSKSRLVGDDGEPDGIVSVSVDLRTPADAAAPHEGLSRAVEYARRHLDASTTVGDLAAAAEMTVTQLERSMSRVLGLSPKQLVLRLRLEQALAELDATDDPIADIAHRCGYYDQSAFNRHFQRVVGMSPGAYRRR
- a CDS encoding MDR family MFS transporter, with protein sequence MGGTTVPGFTNRQLWLVLGSLMLSVLLASMEISIISTALPTIVGEFQAFESFAWVGTSYIVTAAIGTPILGKMSDLYGRRTVFLSTLGIFIFGSLLCGFAQSMNQLIAFRAVQGFGGGAIQALAFAILGDILPPRERGRYIGYFTLAFVGAALLGPLIGGFIIDHFSWPWIFFINVPLGLLAGAVAWRALQLPFPRRKAKIDWSGAATLSIAIGAVMIALEVGQDGWTETPVLVLFGVGLLTTLAFVLIEQRAEEPIIPLRLFSDRAVLTATLIGMSAGTIAFGAGQFLPLYFQDSLFVSPTESGLRMLPQMIGVTLGTFGIGRLIAKTGRCKPWPIAGTAIAVVSALVIAGISGDTAYSTLFFPMIGLGFGMASVFTTSSIVAQNAVEFRDLGVVTSTIMFFRSLGGSLGLAVFGTILNGAIRSEIPARIDVSAEEASDLIRSPEEIEALPLIERTAVIDSVAIGVGRVYLVCAGVMAFGFVVALLLPERPLRARAGISDAMEQQQHPSPAAGE
- a CDS encoding phosphate/phosphite/phosphonate ABC transporter substrate-binding protein — protein: MRMISYMSPGFPEALFEAVGAAVGATVDFDSRTSGPAPGADPFRDGTYDLGWVCSTSFVDLSLRSEAPSVQLAGVGWVPTDPDAGGRPVYFGDVVVRPDHPAVALADLRHCRIGCNDVVSLSGYYALRHAITESGDDPATFAELVFTGGHHASLDALVQGELDAAVVDSVVRTGRARHDAGVDGLRVIDRLGPWPVQPLVARAGLDPSAVAEMQAAVLALNDDPVVRAILADAALDRFVATTPDHYAPVHAAFAPVG
- a CDS encoding ClpP family protease, producing the protein MTITAARTVSDRLLDARIVMLADEVSDESAHRLVSELLALSADDPQSDICLFINSPGGSVLAGLAVYDVMQLIPNDVVTVATGLAASMGQVLLCAGSSGKRFALPNAQVLMHEGSAGIGGSAADVAIQADNLVATVDRMRSIIARHTGRPIGEVTRDVGRDRWFDAEQARDYGFVDEVVASLDQVLPQRQIRRIGLAAGGAA
- a CDS encoding ClpP family protease, translated to MSSYTIPTVIETTAKGERVTDIYSRLLGDRIIFIGTPIDDGVANVVVAQLLHLAAAAPERDIQLYINSPGGSFTAMMAIYDTIQFVPSDVATLCVGQAASSAAILLAAGTPGKRAVLEHARILLHQPHTELSRGSMSDLALEAAELERIRSEAEAILARHTGRTPDQVRDDTDRALVLRGPQAIEYGVADTVPGPAELPAAHQEALRPGA
- a CDS encoding helix-turn-helix domain-containing protein, with protein sequence MADVLPFPKVRPDADPAVEPAEHDRPLREVIGDVLREERLDQERTLADVADDASVSLPYLSEVERGVKEVSSDVLAAICDALELPLADVLERAAERLRPMAGGGSAMVLLAA
- the rimP gene encoding ribosome maturation factor RimP, coding for MGRDTTDTPVLRRVRALIEPIASDLQLDLYDLEQRGGTLRVTLDTPPGSESSVDLDQLALATRLIGREFDHDDPMPGKYTLEVTSPGVERTLRTPAHFQREIGKELNIRLANVDAEQRRVQGVLVAADDTTATLRVEVDGELVDRVVQLDDIDRARTVFEWGPQPKPGGKGTGKGKKKKQAAKKKPAKQSAQQSVQKKESS
- the nusA gene encoding transcription termination factor NusA, which translates into the protein MSNLDMGEAIRLLASEKGMSEDDLLHVLVDALASAYKRRPGAADEVVVEVNPSTMEFSFTAYDLDEDGQWVNERDDTPKKEELGRIAAQTFRQVMSQRIREVERDRKFEEYANREGDIVTGIIQQTDTRYTLLDLGRVEALLPQAEQVPYERPNPGDRQKAYIVEVRKTAKGPQIVVSRTHPGLIKRLFELEVPEIADGIVEIKACAREPGHRTKIAVWSNDHNVDPVGACVGARGARVRMVVNELRGEKIDIVPFSEDLADFVAKALSPAKVNQVNISEDGTAADVIVPDHQLSLAIGREGQNARLAARLTGVRVDIRSETQVAEGVPAGGYLEEQVEYAEGEWRENAETGEMEWHAADGSVISQSEWAEQEESSDDETGDDAAAESSDDETGDDAVAEPSDDETGDDAVAESSDDEPVAEATAEAESADTDESDDDESGDDDNGDGDDE
- a CDS encoding YlxR family protein, which codes for MGCRRRRPQHELVRCVLDADGHARVSRTAPGRGGWICGVECLDAARKARGFERAWRVRSAADAYDRLRDELN